The stretch of DNA TATCAAACTTGGTAGAGGATGTAACTGTAAGTCCTTCACGTTATCGCGTGGAATGGAAGAGACGTTGACCTTGGATTCTTCACATTTCTATTGATGCTCAAGTTTGCAAAATAATACCCAGTTTTGGCATGTAGTGCGCTGAAGAATCTCAAAAGATTAATCCTCTGTACGGCCCGTGCGTATCATATCAAAATACAAGCTTAGAAGTCAGCTGTGCCATCTAATGAGCTAAGCGACAATGGCTGCTAAGGGCGTCTCTACCAAATATGGTATTGACATTGGTAGGAAAGATTTGGTGGCGGCTAAGCGTTCAAGTTTTATATAACAAGGCAGGAACTGAAGAAAATCCTCCAAAGTTACAGaagcagccacgcacgcacgctcGTGCGCACACACACAAGTAGAAAGAAGAATTAACAGCAGGGCGTTTGATCTTGACTTCACGTGAAGGCATCCAATAGATAAAAAAAAAATTGCATTGTCCAGGGACTCTTTAATCATGGTGAACGGGAATCCTGCTTGTAGTGTCATTTTATCTCTTTTATTAGTGATAGTAGAGAGTGATGCTAATCGATCGAAGTGTCAACTCTTTAGTTGGTGATGTCAGGCCATGTCCAACACGGACGCTTGTCATAAGCGTCAGGATCCAATTCCCGTCTGTTTTGGCCACGTAGGCATGGTTTTAGAAACatattccaaaaatatatttTAACAATATAGTGAATTTGTTCTAAATACATAATGAGCATTTTTAATACAAGATGAATAGTTTCctactccctctgtttcaaaGTACTTGTCGTGTAAGTATTTTGGAACCGAGGGAGTAATAGACGTCAGCCTTTCTTAAAACATTTAGCTGAAAAACACGACGGATATGTTTAATACATGGTGAATATTTTAGAACAATTTCCTAAGAGGTGTGTGAAAATCTTGGTTCTTCTATGGCCTTGCTCATTTTGTCTCTGTGCAATCTGACTCTTCTGCTTTAGTTTTCTTTGCGTGAATTTGGTGAAACTGAAAATGATTACCGGCTATCCAAGTCATCGATTTAGAAATTACAATGGTGACTTTGGTTGTGAttcaaaaagaagaagaaagaaaatcaACAAAATGTTTTCACTGTATTTTTTTCATATGTCATTTTAGAAGACTTTGACACCCCCAAGGCACTGTATTGTCCGTTTTGTGCAATCTGGCAAAACAATTTTTTCTTTTGGCGAGAAGTATAAGTTTTAGAATTAATTCCACTTTTTACATAAATCGAGGGGACCCATACAACAGTCTACAGTCCGGCCGCAGAGGAGGCTCGCCAAGcggcttagagcatctccagccgttcgccCCCGGGCTAGAAAAAAGCGCCGCTTGGGGACGAACCGGTGATATTTTCGGCGTGGGGGCGATCGGCTTCCCAGCCGCCACCCCCAGGTTGGCCCCAGACATTTAAAAAAACATAATTGGGCAAATTTCGGTAAACACGGCATACATTCGGCGATATTTAGGCGGTTCATAGTTTTTTTTACATATAGAGACATAATAATAAGTCTACtaaaaagaaggaaaaaaaggcCGCGCCTATAGGCCGAAGAACTAGCTGAACACGCCGAAGTCGCTGCCGTCGTcgtcctccttctcctccttcacGCGGCCGtccctgctggacccctgcccgggGTCCCCCTGGCGGACAGGTTTGGCCGGCGGTGGCACCTCGTCGTCGCTGTCCTCGAGAACGATGACGCCTCCCTCGTCACAGCCACGGCACCGAGtggcgatctcctccagggcgCGGGGCTGGCGCTCCAACTCCGTCCGCGCCCAGTCCTCCCGCGCCCACTTCATGGCGGCCTTATCGTCGATGGCAGCCTCGTCGTTGTGCTCGTGCTTCACGGGGccgagccccggctccgtcttcggCCTGACGAGGCGGGAGGATAAACCGCCGCTGCCCTCATTGATGACGACGCCGTGGTTGCGCCGGCCGAGCGTCGTTTACACTTAAGAGCATCGGTGCCCCGGGGGAGTGGGAggaggagcgggaggaggaggaggacccgCCCAGCATCCTCCTCATCACCCATGGACCGCATGTCCGGCGGGGGACTGGGGCGGCCGGGTACGTCAACGGCGGGTCGTTGCCACCCTCGAGGTACTCGAGGACGGCGTGCAGCATGCGCCGGGGGCGCCCCACCACAGGCGGCGGACGTCGCTGTTGTTGCGCCCCCTCGCCAGTGGCACGTTGTTGGTGGAGGCCAGCTGCTCCGCCTGCCAGCTTAGAATAACGCCGCCCACGCCCCGTGGTTGCCGGCGTCGTACTACGGGAGGGCTCGCTCCTCCTCTGACAGAGACGCCCGCGCACGGTCGATCTTGGCCTGGAAGTAGTGGGGGTGCTCGACGTCGGGCAACGGGGGGACGGGGACGCCCTCGGGGctgagcctccgccgccccggCGCGCGCATGTCGGGAGGCGCCGGGTAGTATGCTTCGTGGAGAAGATGCGCTTCTCACTCGTGCAGAGAGCGGCGGCCGAAGCCATCGGCCACCGCCCCATCGCTGGGGAACCTTTCGCCCATCGTCTGTGCGTGCACGGGGAGAGAGGGGGCTCCGGGCTGGGTGTGTTCACCGGCAAGGCAGGGCGGCTTATATAGCGGCTGGGGGCGGCGTTGTGTGTACGCGCGGCGGGGAGGGGGCGCGTCGCCTCACCGcaccgcccgtgaggaatcaatggaagactgaccggcggcagccttgcaTTGATTACTCGCGGGAAatcgaggcgatgaggacgacgaggCGCGGGGGTCGCTGACTCGGCGGGCTCGCCGTTCTTTCACGCCAAAATCAGTTTTCCCGGCGCCCCGGGCGCTCCCAGCACATCAGGTTCGGCCTGAGTCCGCCGGCGCCAGTTTCGGCCCAAACCGGCAAAAAAGAGCTTCTGGAGGGTGCGACTGGGCTGATTTTTAGACGCCGGTATTAAAAAATGACCTTGGGGACGTGGCTGAAGATGCTCTTAGTTTGCGATCGTTTGGCATTCCACATGCATGCCGTGCTGTCGGCGTCCGTCTGTGATGGCTAGCCGGTGGTCAAGCGTATTGGCGTCCATGCTAGTGCGGGCAATTTTGACTATTTTGACCTGTGGACGAAATCAATTCACAAAATGAACTGcccgtgaaactatttcacagcACTGACCCTTTTGTGTAGCGCCCGCCACGCAGGCGCCACACCCTACGGTGCAGCGCCTAGCTCGGGGGCGTTGCACCTCAGTCCACCGTGGCAGCCCCTGGGCCCGCACCCAGCAGTGCAGCGCCTCAGAGCTAGGCGCTGCACCGTAATGTGCAGCGCCCGGCCCGCAGGCGCTGCACTGTGACTTAGATGCCAGCCGCCCGCtgcccccccccaccccccccatTCGTTCCAGAGGAGTTACAGAACAGGCGGCCGGCGGcttcctcctctccccctctcaaTCCCCTCTTAAAAAATCTTCAAATCTGACGATTTGGCCCGTGGATTCCTTCACCAATCCATCCTAGAAGATACTTTTCTCCGATCCCCTTCTTTCTATCCATAGAATGTATGCTATTTCGGAGATTTGAGGAACCCTTGTTTGAATCTTGTGTGTATTAGATTTAGGGAATTTTTGTTTGAATCTTGCATGTATTAGATTTGGGGAACCCTTGTTAGACTAGAATGTGGTTTGGATACATAGGTTGACATGTTATTTATATAGTTTGGATACATAGGTTGACATTTTATTTATATGGAAAAGATATTTGTATTGAATCTTGCATGAGGTAGGCTTAGTTTAGTTTATTGAAATTACATTTGTATTGGCAAGAATGGTTTGGATACATATGCTTTGTATTTTGCATCTAGTAGGCGTACTTTAGTTTATTTGTATTGAAAAGATAATCGTGTTGACAAGAAAGCTTTCTTTCAAAATTGTTAGGATGGTTTGGCTTCTCGATGATCACTGGGACAAACAACACCGGTCGTACGCTATGGCGGTGGAGCAGCGGGTAATAATGAAAGTGGCCTGTTTTATGAATTTCGTATTTATTTCAAACACAAATGCCCCATATGTAATGTTATGAATTGTTTGTTTGTAGGCGCTTGCACCTTTGAAGCTTCGTTCTCACggggtcacccttgggtggaTGCGCTATGATGAGCGATACACACCGTATGTAAGGGAGACAGGACTTCTCCCTTTCATTCATATGGTCAGACGGTCGACGCCACCCAACAATGCTCCAGCACTCACCGCGCTTATTGATCATTGGCGGCCGGAGACACATAGTTTCCATCTACGGACCGGGGAGATGACAGTGACGCTCCAGGATATTGCTATGATCACCGGTCTTCCTATCGATGGGAATCCTCTATGTATGAGCACCGACTCCGATGGGTGGCGCGCGCAGATGCATGCCCTTATCGGTATGGTTCCTCCGGAGCCTCCGGAACCAGCAGCAGAAAACAAGAAGAAGGAAAGAGTCGCAGCCGGTGCTACTTTCACGTGGATTACTGAGCACTTTGGTACTTGCCCACCGGAAGCTGATGAGGACACGGTCAAGATATATGCTCGTGTCTACATGTGGTATGTGATATCCAGGACTATGTTTGCTGATGGCACAGGCAAGAATGCTCCATGGATGTGGCTGAAGGCGTTGACCGTCTTCGATAGCAAATGGAGTTGGGGTTCGGCGACACTGGCTTACTTGTGTGCGAGCAATTTGTTCAACAAAGTGGCGAACCGCTTCTCGGAGAAAGCAAGACAACAATCTTGAAGATCATCGGCCAACTCCTTAAGGCCACATGCCCTATAGAAGTTCGAACAAAAGTGCCTCATGCACCATTGATGGTGCAACAGAGCATGCCCGGGAATGTCAATCTCCACTGCGTTAAGAATTCCTGCATGCCGATCCGATATGACACAAATTTTCCTTTGAGCGGGTAACACCTTCGTCCTCAAAAGACGCATAAACCACTCCCAGTTGTCATTGTTCTCCGCCTCAACCAAAGCAAATGCCAATGGCAACACCCGGTTATTGGCATCACTTGCTATCGCAACCAACAAGGTGCCCTTGTATTGTCCGGTCAAGAACGTGCCATCAATGGAGATGACCAGCCTACAGTGTTCGAAAGCCCTCACGCATTGCTCGAACGCCCAAAATGCACGGCCAAATACTCGGACTTTCTTTCCTTCATAAACCGTTGTTTGGTGCCCATGAGGCTCGACAACATGAACCATGCCCGGGTTTGTGGCGGCCATGGCTAACAACAACCTAGGGATTCGGTTGTATGCTTCCTCCCAAGTACCATACAACATCTTAAATGCGGCTTGCTTCGCCTTCCATGCCTTGCCGTATTTCACCTTGTAATGAAAGATGGCTTTCACAAGGTCAATGACATGTTGGACGCTCATTGTTGGAAGTGTGGATATTGAGTTGGAGAGCCTGTAAGCGATGAACTCAGACGTGAGTTGTCTGTGGTCTTGGGACACAATCTTGCCATCCACCCTTTTGCCTCGGCACATGTGAGTTGGCACACAACTCACTACGTGCCAAGCGGGACCTCCTTTCCATGGTCTTGCACGCACAATCCACGGACATATTTCATCTTCACATGCACATGCAACCGTGTAGCGCATATTGACGTCCGAATGCACCACCTTGTGTGGACGATAATGCGTAACCGAGTAGTTGTCGAGCCACATCTTCAATTCCAAGAAGGTTTCGAACTTACACCCTTTACCAATCCGGTTCTTGTCGTCTCCCAAATCACGGTGAGAGCTTGGCCTAACCCCAAGAGATATAGATTTGCCACCAT from Triticum urartu cultivar G1812 chromosome 3, Tu2.1, whole genome shotgun sequence encodes:
- the LOC125547909 gene encoding protein MAIN-LIKE 1-like, with product MVWLLDDHWDKQHRSYAMAVEQRALAPLKLRSHGVTLGWMRYDERYTPYVRETGLLPFIHMVRRSTPPNNAPALTALIDHWRPETHSFHLRTGEMTVTLQDIAMITGLPIDGNPLCMSTDSDGWRAQMHALIGMVPPEPPEPAAENKKKERVAAGATFTWITEHFGTCPPEADEDTVKIYARVYMWYVISRTMFADGTGKNAPWMWLKALTVFDSKWSWGSATLAYLCASNLFNKVANRFSEKARQQS